A section of the Metabacillus endolithicus genome encodes:
- the disA gene encoding DNA integrity scanning diadenylate cyclase DisA produces MTDIESKSGEKTLNEILQFVAPGTPIREGIENVLRAKTGGLIVVGHNDKVKEVIDGGFTIECPFSSAHLYELAKMDGAIILSDSGNKIMYANAQLVPDPTIYSSETGMRHRTAERVAKQTGNLVIAISQRRNVITLYHGELRYALRDIGVILTKANQAIQTLEKYKIVLDQSIMTLGALELEELVTFKEVLQVLHRFEMVLRIKDEINDYVNELGAEGHLIRLQLAELLTGLEEEAALLIKDYAVDKSVDPYPVIKQLQDLSSFELLEDSVLFKLLGYSSFTNIDSPVISRGYRILNKIPRLPTIIIENLVTTYKNLKLIMKASVEQLDEVEGIGEVRAKKIKEGLKRLQDQLLIDRHI; encoded by the coding sequence ATGACAGATATAGAGAGTAAGTCAGGCGAAAAGACATTAAATGAAATTTTGCAGTTTGTAGCGCCTGGAACACCTATTAGAGAAGGGATAGAAAATGTACTTCGAGCAAAAACAGGTGGGTTAATTGTTGTTGGTCATAATGACAAGGTAAAGGAAGTAATTGATGGAGGCTTTACAATTGAATGTCCATTTTCATCTGCTCATTTATATGAGCTTGCGAAAATGGATGGAGCTATCATCTTAAGTGATTCAGGAAACAAAATCATGTATGCAAATGCTCAACTGGTTCCTGACCCTACTATTTACTCCTCTGAAACGGGCATGAGACATCGTACGGCTGAGCGTGTGGCGAAACAAACGGGTAATTTAGTTATTGCTATTTCACAAAGAAGAAATGTAATCACGCTGTATCATGGAGAGCTTAGATATGCATTAAGGGATATAGGTGTTATCTTAACAAAAGCAAATCAAGCCATTCAAACATTAGAAAAATATAAAATCGTGTTAGATCAATCAATTATGACGCTAGGTGCACTTGAATTAGAAGAGCTAGTGACATTTAAAGAAGTTCTTCAAGTACTTCACAGGTTTGAGATGGTTCTTAGAATTAAGGATGAAATAAATGATTATGTGAATGAACTTGGAGCTGAAGGACATCTGATCCGCTTGCAGTTAGCAGAACTTTTGACAGGGTTAGAAGAAGAAGCGGCTCTTTTAATTAAGGATTATGCTGTCGATAAGTCAGTAGACCCTTACCCTGTCATTAAACAGCTTCAAGACTTATCGAGCTTTGAGCTTTTGGAAGATTCCGTTCTGTTTAAATTATTAGGTTATTCTTCTTTTACAAATATAGACAGTCCAGTTATTTCACGTGGTTATCGCATTTTAAACAAAATTCCGAGACTGCCTACGATAATTATTGAAAATTTAGTGACAACATATAAAAATTTGAAACTTATTATGAAAGCATCCGTAGAACAGTTAGACGAGGTAGAAGGAATTGGTGAGGTAAGAGCTAAGAAAATAAAAGAAGGACTGAAGAGATTGCAAGACCAACTACTAATTGATCGTCATATATAA
- a CDS encoding PIN/TRAM domain-containing protein, which produces MLIKRIIQLFFLSVGGMLGILFMPQLLELMNMQDIPFINTPYTLAVLGAIIFFVATFWLVDYVVNWIRVLEEAVVKAPVTDVLFGSLGLIFGLIVAFLIVIPLNTIQYQVFNTIIPIFLTLLLGYLGFQVGFKKRDELINVFTVQNKIGKKKGISDDEVEIEDKKLKILDTSVIIDGRIADICQTGFLEGTIVIPQFVLEELQHIADSSDVLKRNRGRRGLDILNRIQKELSINVEIYEGDFEEIQEVDSKLVKLAKLTSGVVVTNDFNLNKVCELQKVHVLNINDLANAVKPVVLPGEEMNVQVIKDGKEHNQGVAYLDDGTMIVVEDGRNYIGKHIDVLVTSVLQTSAGRMIFAKPKLLEKAL; this is translated from the coding sequence ATGTTAATTAAACGCATAATCCAACTATTTTTTCTAAGTGTAGGTGGGATGTTAGGAATCCTATTTATGCCACAACTACTTGAATTAATGAATATGCAGGACATACCTTTTATTAATACACCTTATACGCTAGCAGTACTAGGTGCAATCATATTCTTTGTGGCAACATTTTGGTTGGTCGATTATGTTGTGAATTGGATCAGGGTCTTAGAAGAAGCTGTTGTAAAAGCCCCTGTTACAGATGTTTTATTTGGTAGTCTAGGATTAATATTTGGTCTTATAGTTGCTTTTCTTATTGTTATCCCTTTAAATACGATCCAGTACCAAGTCTTTAACACCATTATTCCAATATTCTTAACACTACTGCTTGGGTATCTAGGTTTTCAAGTAGGATTTAAGAAACGAGACGAATTAATTAATGTTTTTACAGTTCAAAATAAAATAGGTAAGAAAAAAGGAATCTCTGATGACGAGGTTGAAATTGAAGATAAAAAGCTTAAAATATTGGACACGAGTGTCATTATAGATGGGCGAATTGCGGATATCTGTCAAACAGGATTCCTAGAAGGAACCATCGTGATCCCTCAATTTGTTCTAGAAGAATTACAGCATATCGCGGATTCTTCTGATGTATTAAAACGAAATCGTGGAAGAAGAGGTCTTGATATCCTGAACCGTATTCAAAAAGAGCTTTCTATAAATGTAGAAATTTATGAAGGTGATTTTGAGGAAATACAAGAGGTGGATAGTAAACTCGTTAAGCTTGCAAAACTCACATCAGGTGTTGTTGTAACAAATGATTTTAACCTCAATAAGGTTTGTGAATTACAAAAGGTTCATGTATTGAATATTAATGATTTGGCAAATGCGGTTAAGCCTGTTGTGTTACCTGGTGAAGAAATGAATGTTCAGGTCATTAAAGACGGGAAAGAGCATAATCAAGGTGTTGCCTATTTAGATGATGGAACAATGATTGTTGTTGAGGATGGCCGAAATTACATTGGAAAGCATATTGATGTGCTTGTAACAAGTGTTCTTCAGACTTCGGCTGGAAGAATGATCTTTGCAAAACCCAAGCTATTAGAAAAAGCATTATAA